One region of Arthrobacter sp. StoSoilB22 genomic DNA includes:
- a CDS encoding MBL fold metallo-hydrolase — translation MKLTKYTHACVRLEKEGKVLVIDPGTFSESEEALRGAHAVLVTHEHNDHIDQAAVTAALRSNTALEVHAPAGVAAALKESGDVADRVYAVEAGSGFEAAGFSIRTFGGQHAVIHAQIPVVANIGYLVDDNVFHPGDSFVVPDGINVQTLLVPLHAPWSKVGEVVDFVISVRAPQAFPVHDALLNELGRGIVEGHVTRIGARYGTTYRRLAPKESVEV, via the coding sequence ATGAAGCTCACCAAGTACACCCACGCTTGTGTCCGGTTGGAGAAGGAAGGAAAGGTCCTGGTGATTGATCCCGGGACTTTCTCCGAGTCTGAGGAAGCCCTGCGCGGAGCCCACGCCGTACTTGTCACCCACGAACACAATGACCACATCGACCAAGCGGCAGTGACAGCAGCCCTGCGCAGCAACACTGCGCTGGAGGTCCATGCGCCGGCCGGGGTGGCTGCTGCTTTGAAGGAAAGCGGGGATGTGGCCGATCGCGTGTATGCCGTGGAGGCCGGTTCTGGCTTCGAAGCGGCAGGGTTCAGCATCCGGACTTTTGGTGGCCAGCACGCTGTCATCCACGCTCAGATCCCGGTGGTGGCGAATATTGGCTATCTGGTGGATGACAACGTCTTTCACCCCGGCGATTCGTTCGTAGTCCCCGATGGAATCAATGTCCAGACCCTTTTGGTTCCCCTCCATGCTCCGTGGTCCAAAGTGGGCGAGGTAGTGGACTTCGTCATCTCCGTCCGTGCTCCCCAGGCTTTTCCGGTCCACGACGCCCTGCTCAACGAACTGGGCCGGGGGATCGTAGAGGGCCATGTCACCCGGATCGGCGCCCGCTACGGAACCACCTACAGGCGTCTTGCCCCGAAGGAGTCGGTGGAGGTCTAG
- a CDS encoding Fur family transcriptional regulator, translated as MPQGTNSATTGNAAPATSGVREQRVTKQRLAVSAALDELDDFVSTQELYRLLQNKGISVSLATAYRILQSLADDGLIDVLRNGDGEAVYRRCAVTGHHHHLLCRNCGKAEEVEAPAVETWAARTATEHGFTEVAHTVEIFGLCPECTAKKAAGKL; from the coding sequence ATGCCACAGGGCACCAATTCGGCCACGACCGGCAACGCAGCGCCGGCCACCAGCGGTGTCAGGGAGCAGCGCGTCACCAAGCAGCGCTTGGCCGTCAGCGCCGCCCTGGACGAATTGGATGACTTCGTGAGCACTCAAGAGCTTTACCGGCTGCTGCAGAACAAAGGCATCTCCGTGTCGCTTGCCACGGCCTACCGGATTCTGCAGTCCCTGGCCGACGACGGCCTCATTGATGTCCTTCGAAACGGCGACGGTGAAGCCGTCTACCGGCGCTGCGCGGTCACCGGACACCACCACCACCTGCTCTGCCGCAACTGCGGTAAGGCAGAAGAAGTGGAGGCACCCGCCGTCGAGACCTGGGCTGCCCGGACGGCAACTGAACACGGCTTCACCGAGGTTGCCCACACAGTGGAAATCTTCGGGTTGTGCCCCGAATGCACAGCCAAAAAGGCAGCCGGCAAGCTTTAG
- a CDS encoding metal ABC transporter permease, with translation MDVESILQTIFNFENYGELLVLVQNSIWAGAVLGLLGGLVGTFVMKRDLAFAVHGISELSFAGAAFALLIGADIIFGSLIGSVAAAVLLGFMGVRARDKNSIIGVIMPFGLGLGILFLALYEGRAANKFGLLTGQIVSVDTVQLQVLAGTAVVVMIALAAIWRPLSFASVDPEMAEARGVPVRGLAIAFMVLLGVSVALSIQIVGALLVLALLITPAAAALRVTTSPRLVVLLSVLFAMTATVGGILLALGSRLPISPYVTTLSFLIYVVCRIIGRVRANRGLNGRVSRDQPAGAL, from the coding sequence ATGGACGTCGAGAGCATCCTGCAGACCATTTTCAATTTTGAGAATTATGGTGAATTGCTGGTTCTCGTCCAGAATTCCATCTGGGCGGGTGCCGTACTGGGGCTTCTGGGCGGGTTGGTGGGTACGTTCGTGATGAAACGGGACCTGGCTTTCGCGGTCCACGGCATCTCCGAACTGTCCTTCGCCGGTGCTGCCTTCGCCCTGCTGATCGGAGCCGACATCATTTTCGGCTCCCTGATTGGCTCTGTGGCCGCGGCTGTACTCCTGGGCTTCATGGGAGTAAGGGCACGCGACAAGAACTCGATTATTGGTGTGATTATGCCGTTCGGGCTGGGCCTGGGCATTTTGTTCCTGGCGCTCTATGAGGGTCGCGCGGCAAATAAGTTCGGTCTGCTGACAGGTCAGATCGTGTCCGTTGATACGGTGCAACTGCAGGTGCTTGCCGGCACGGCTGTGGTGGTGATGATTGCTTTGGCGGCAATCTGGCGTCCACTGAGCTTCGCCAGCGTGGACCCTGAAATGGCAGAAGCGAGGGGTGTGCCGGTTCGTGGCCTTGCCATCGCTTTCATGGTGCTGCTGGGTGTCAGTGTGGCGTTGTCCATCCAGATCGTGGGCGCGCTCTTGGTCCTCGCCTTGCTGATCACCCCTGCAGCTGCCGCGCTGAGGGTGACTACATCACCCCGTTTGGTAGTGCTGCTGAGTGTGCTTTTCGCGATGACGGCCACAGTGGGTGGAATTCTTTTGGCTTTGGGCAGCCGCCTCCCCATCAGCCCGTATGTCACCACGCTGTCCTTCCTGATTTACGTGGTGTGCCGGATCATCGGCAGGGTCCGCGCTAACAGGGGCCTTAATGGCCGCGTATCACGGGACCAGCCGGCGGGAGCGCTCTAA
- a CDS encoding metal ABC transporter ATP-binding protein — translation MTPVVSLRGASLQFGKRTLWRDLDLDINPGEFFAVLGPNGSGKTSFLKVLLGLQELHSGTVSLGGHPVERGSKKIGYIPQQKSFAPDTPLRARDLVGLGIDGHRWGMRFASGKVNERIDQLLEQVGASDYARVPVGQLSGGEQQRLRVAQALATEPQVLLCDEPLLSLDLHHQQGVSSLINKQCHERNSAVVFVTHEINPVIDYVDRVLYLAGGKFRVGTPQEVMTTEVLSELYDSHVEVIHANGRIVVVGLPDATTHFHDEAHATTGEEF, via the coding sequence TTGACACCGGTAGTGAGCCTCCGCGGAGCCAGCCTGCAGTTCGGCAAGCGGACACTCTGGCGGGACCTGGACCTGGACATCAACCCGGGTGAGTTCTTCGCTGTCCTTGGTCCAAATGGCAGCGGCAAGACCAGCTTCCTGAAAGTTCTGCTCGGATTGCAGGAACTGCATTCCGGAACCGTGTCCCTGGGTGGGCACCCGGTGGAGCGGGGAAGTAAAAAAATCGGCTATATACCCCAGCAAAAATCGTTTGCCCCGGACACCCCGCTTCGCGCCCGTGACCTGGTGGGGCTGGGGATCGATGGGCACCGCTGGGGAATGCGGTTTGCATCCGGCAAAGTCAACGAGCGGATCGACCAGCTGCTGGAGCAGGTGGGCGCATCGGACTACGCCAGGGTGCCGGTTGGACAGTTATCCGGCGGCGAGCAGCAACGTCTCAGGGTGGCGCAGGCCTTGGCGACCGAGCCGCAGGTTCTCCTCTGCGATGAGCCACTGCTTTCCCTGGACCTGCATCATCAACAGGGCGTCAGTTCACTCATCAACAAGCAATGCCATGAGCGGAACAGCGCCGTGGTCTTCGTGACCCACGAAATCAACCCTGTGATCGACTACGTGGATCGTGTGCTCTACCTGGCCGGTGGAAAGTTCCGTGTCGGAACTCCGCAGGAGGTCATGACCACGGAAGTACTCTCCGAACTGTACGACAGCCACGTGGAAGTCATTCACGCCAATGGAAGGATCGTGGTGGTGGGTCTTCCCGACGCAACCACCCACTTCCATGACGAAGCCCACGCAACCACCGGGGAGGAGTTCTAG
- a CDS encoding zinc ABC transporter substrate-binding protein: MILILSRSEVFVRRSATRLSVAASAALSALLLSSCAGTAGANNDPTTGAIEVVTSTNVYGDVVKAVGGDKVNVNAIITKTSQDPHSYEASAQDKLVISKAKLVVENGGGYDEFLHKIADETKVGHENMISAVEISGLAPEEEGHSEEAHSEEGHTHNHGDFNEHVWYSLDTMGKVADAVAAKLGSLDAGSASTFTANAETFKAKLSELTGKLDEIKAGNEHAPVAVTEPVPLYLLEAAGLENKTPEAYSAAIEEETDVPAAVLKETTDLVSAKSVRFLAYNEQTEGPQTESVKRAAEAAGVPVVNFTETLPDGKDYLQWMTDNVESVTAALKK, from the coding sequence TTGATTCTCATTTTGAGTAGATCCGAGGTCTTCGTGCGTCGTTCCGCCACCCGCCTGTCCGTGGCCGCTTCTGCAGCTCTGTCCGCCCTACTGCTGTCGTCCTGTGCCGGGACCGCCGGAGCGAACAATGATCCCACAACAGGCGCCATTGAAGTCGTCACCTCTACCAATGTCTACGGGGATGTCGTGAAGGCTGTCGGCGGGGACAAAGTCAACGTGAACGCCATCATCACCAAGACCAGCCAGGACCCGCACTCATACGAGGCAAGCGCCCAGGACAAGCTGGTGATTTCCAAAGCCAAGCTCGTAGTGGAGAACGGCGGTGGCTATGACGAGTTCCTCCACAAGATTGCTGATGAGACGAAAGTCGGCCACGAGAACATGATCAGCGCCGTCGAGATTTCAGGCCTTGCTCCGGAAGAGGAGGGCCACAGCGAAGAAGCGCACAGCGAAGAGGGCCACACCCACAACCACGGAGACTTTAACGAGCACGTTTGGTACAGCCTGGACACCATGGGCAAGGTTGCCGACGCGGTGGCCGCCAAGCTGGGCAGCCTTGACGCGGGATCGGCCTCGACCTTCACGGCTAATGCGGAGACATTCAAGGCAAAGCTCTCAGAATTGACGGGCAAGCTTGACGAGATCAAGGCCGGCAATGAGCACGCCCCCGTGGCCGTCACTGAACCCGTTCCGCTGTACCTCCTCGAAGCTGCAGGCTTGGAAAACAAGACGCCGGAAGCCTACAGCGCGGCAATCGAAGAAGAGACCGATGTCCCGGCTGCGGTACTGAAGGAAACCACAGATCTGGTCAGTGCCAAATCGGTCCGGTTCCTGGCGTACAACGAGCAGACGGAGGGGCCGCAGACCGAGTCGGTCAAGCGGGCTGCGGAAGCGGCCGGGGTACCTGTTGTGAACTTCACTGAAACGCTGCCGGACGGGAAAGACTACCTCCAGTGGATGACGGACAACGTGGAATCAGTCACCGCCGCACTCAAGAAGTAG
- a CDS encoding hemolysin family protein, producing the protein MNDWVGIVWLVVLLIGNAFFVGAEFAVMSARRSQIEPLAQAGSKRAQTTLRAMENVSLMLACAQLGITVCSLLILQVAEPAIHHLLAEPLELVGVPVELADIIAFAIALLFVTFLHVTFGEMVPKNISVSVADKAALLLAPPLMFIARVVNPVIWSLNWLANHILRLMKIEPKDEVSSSFTLEEVQSIVQESTRHGLVDDEAGLLSGALEFSEHTASHIMVPLDKLVVLKTASTPVDLEKAVSRTGFSRFPMVDDDGELAGYLHVKDILSIPDEGRKHPIAEGRIRSLANLAPDDEIEQALSVMQRTGSHLARVVGSGGETQGVLFLEDVIEQLVGEIRDATQATGIRRYGGQQVQ; encoded by the coding sequence ATGAATGACTGGGTAGGAATCGTCTGGCTTGTGGTGCTTCTGATTGGCAACGCCTTCTTTGTTGGCGCTGAATTCGCGGTCATGTCCGCGCGTCGAAGCCAGATTGAGCCGTTGGCACAAGCCGGGTCCAAGCGCGCGCAAACAACACTGCGTGCAATGGAAAACGTCTCGCTGATGCTCGCCTGTGCGCAACTTGGCATTACCGTCTGCTCGCTCCTGATCCTTCAGGTTGCGGAGCCGGCCATCCACCATCTGTTGGCGGAGCCCCTTGAGCTGGTTGGTGTTCCGGTTGAATTGGCAGACATCATCGCGTTTGCCATCGCTTTGCTGTTCGTCACGTTCCTGCACGTTACCTTTGGCGAAATGGTGCCCAAGAACATCTCGGTTTCCGTTGCAGACAAGGCGGCTCTCTTGTTGGCGCCGCCGCTGATGTTCATAGCCCGGGTGGTGAACCCGGTGATCTGGTCATTGAACTGGCTCGCCAACCACATCCTGCGGCTGATGAAAATTGAACCCAAGGATGAAGTGTCCTCTTCCTTTACGCTTGAGGAAGTCCAGTCGATCGTCCAGGAGTCCACGCGCCATGGGTTGGTGGACGATGAAGCGGGTCTTTTGAGCGGTGCTCTGGAATTTTCCGAACACACTGCTTCGCACATCATGGTTCCCTTGGACAAGCTGGTGGTCCTGAAGACAGCATCCACTCCCGTGGATTTGGAGAAGGCGGTCAGCCGCACCGGTTTCTCACGGTTCCCGATGGTTGACGACGACGGCGAACTCGCCGGGTACCTCCACGTGAAGGACATCCTGTCCATTCCGGACGAGGGCAGGAAACACCCGATTGCCGAGGGCAGGATACGGTCATTGGCCAACCTGGCTCCGGACGACGAGATCGAGCAGGCATTGTCCGTCATGCAGCGAACGGGTTCGCACTTGGCCCGTGTAGTGGGTTCGGGCGGGGAGACCCAGGGCGTGTTGTTCTTGGAGGACGTCATTGAGCAGTTAGTGGGTGAGATCCGCGATGCTACACAGGCAACCGGCATTCGCCGTTATGGCGGTCAGCAGGTGCAGTAG
- a CDS encoding hemolysin family protein, translating to MEWILLLAGFALILGTGFFVAVEFSLVALDQASVQRAVDNGDHAAAPLLKCLKSLSTQLSSCQLGITLTTLLTGFVMEPSLGQLLLGPLGAVGIPAEVTHSVALILAMVIATLLSMLIGELVPKNMAIALAFPLGKRLARPQLMFTAVFKPAIVVLNGFSNKVLNLFGLEAKEEISGARTPAELASLVRRSAELGTLDAGTANFVARTLNFSGRTAADVMTPRIRMETIDADQPVSDVLDAARRTGYSRFPVIGDSTDDIRGVVHVKKAVAVPAERRAKLEAGAIMTDVLQVPETIHLDALLSELREGNLQLAVVLDEYGGTAGITTLEDLVEEIVGEVADEHDKVRPGVLQSASGDWYFPGLLRPDEVSEQIPNLTVPDESAYETVGGYVMSQLGRIARTGDVVETVGGTLTVTRMDGRRIDRICFHHVETDMSDAADAEIPRREAGAL from the coding sequence GTGGAATGGATTCTCCTCCTAGCCGGTTTTGCTCTGATTCTTGGCACCGGCTTTTTCGTAGCAGTTGAGTTTTCCCTTGTTGCTTTGGACCAAGCCAGCGTTCAGCGCGCGGTGGATAATGGCGACCACGCCGCCGCCCCGCTGTTGAAGTGCCTCAAGTCCCTCTCCACCCAGCTTTCCAGCTGCCAGTTGGGCATTACGCTCACCACCTTGCTGACAGGTTTCGTGATGGAACCGTCGCTGGGGCAGCTTCTCCTGGGACCATTGGGTGCGGTGGGCATCCCTGCCGAGGTCACCCATTCCGTGGCGTTGATCCTTGCCATGGTGATCGCAACCCTGTTGTCCATGCTGATTGGCGAACTGGTCCCCAAGAACATGGCCATTGCTCTCGCTTTTCCGTTAGGTAAGCGCCTGGCGCGCCCCCAATTGATGTTCACAGCTGTCTTCAAGCCCGCAATCGTGGTGCTGAATGGATTCTCGAACAAGGTGTTGAACCTGTTCGGTCTTGAAGCCAAGGAAGAGATCTCAGGGGCAAGGACACCTGCAGAACTCGCTTCCTTGGTACGGCGCTCCGCCGAGTTGGGGACATTGGATGCCGGCACGGCCAACTTTGTTGCCCGCACCTTGAACTTTTCCGGTCGCACTGCGGCGGACGTCATGACGCCACGCATCCGCATGGAAACGATCGACGCCGACCAGCCGGTATCCGATGTCCTGGATGCTGCGCGACGGACCGGATACTCCCGATTCCCTGTCATTGGTGATTCCACCGATGACATCCGCGGCGTGGTCCACGTCAAGAAGGCGGTAGCCGTGCCCGCTGAGCGCCGGGCCAAGCTCGAGGCCGGTGCCATCATGACGGATGTCCTGCAGGTCCCGGAGACGATCCACTTGGACGCGCTCCTGTCCGAGTTGCGGGAAGGCAACCTCCAACTGGCGGTTGTACTCGATGAATACGGCGGAACCGCAGGAATTACCACGCTGGAGGACCTTGTGGAAGAAATCGTCGGGGAAGTTGCTGACGAACACGACAAAGTCCGGCCGGGAGTGCTGCAGAGTGCATCCGGCGATTGGTACTTTCCGGGCTTGCTGAGGCCGGACGAGGTATCCGAGCAGATACCCAACCTCACTGTCCCCGACGAATCTGCCTACGAGACCGTGGGCGGGTACGTCATGAGCCAACTGGGGCGCATCGCAAGGACTGGCGACGTCGTCGAAACCGTCGGCGGGACGCTGACTGTGACCAGGATGGACGGCCGAAGGATCGACAGGATCTGTTTCCATCACGTGGAGACAGACATGTCGGATGCTGCGGATGCCGAAATTCCGCGCCGTGAAGCAGGTGCCCTATGA
- a CDS encoding multifunctional oxoglutarate decarboxylase/oxoglutarate dehydrogenase thiamine pyrophosphate-binding subunit/dihydrolipoyllysine-residue succinyltransferase subunit — protein MPEQPSHRLPEEFGGNEWLVDELYERYQQDKNSVDAKWWPLFESFASGDGTSSNGSSAAASAVNPPTQALPVVAPPAAAPAPTPAAPAAAPEPAPAAPAPAKKAPATVARDGAKKPVAGATAQPIPAQLPKSTKAPTAPEEDVVSVLRGPAKAIATNMVTSLEVPTATSVRAVPAKLLIDNRVVINSNLARARGGKVSFTHLIGYAVVRALSQFPSMNVYYDEIDGKPSAVQPAHVNFGIAIDMPKPDGTRLLMVPNIKKAETMDFAEFWHTYEDLIKRARNGKLTADDHAGTTVSLTNPGGIGTVHSVPRLSKGQAAIIGVGALDYPAEFQGASEKIIAQNAISKILTLTSTYDHRVIQGAGSGEFLKLVHQLLLGAQNFYDEIFEALRIPYEPVRWSPDLQVDPADEINKVARIQQLIHSYRVRGHLMADTDPLEYVQRKHPDLDVLTYGLTLWDLDREWPTGGFGGKPQLKFRDILGVLRDAYCRTTGIEYMHIQEPAERKWFQDQLEHPYSKPSREEQLRIVSKLNAAEAFETFLQTKFVGQKRFSLEGGESLIPLLDAVISDAADDGLDEVAIGMAHRGRLNVLTNIAGKTYAQVFREFEGTQDPRSVQGSGDVKYHLGTEGTFTSDNGKQTKVYLAANPSHLEAVDSVLEGIVRAKQDRLDQGESFPVLPIMVHGDAAFAGQGVVAETLNLSQLRGYRTGGTIHVIVNNQVGFTTAPSSSRSSTYSTDVAKMIQAPVFHVNGDDPEAVVRVAQLAYEFRQRFHKDVVIDMVCYRRRGHNEGDDPSMTQPLMYNLIEAKRSVRKLYTESLIGRGDITEEEAEQLLRDYQERLERVFAETHAAQTSPIPIITADSAAVSDIERPIAQQSDFGTNSPTSTAISAETLARIGKAHLEIPDGFTVHSKLKQLLEKREQMSREGGIDWGFGEIAAFGSLIMEGVPVRLAGQDSRRGTFVQRHAVFHDRANGNEWLPLGNLSDDQAKLWIYDSLLSEYAAMGFEYGYSVERPDALVLWEAQFGDFVNGAQTIIDEFISSAEQKWGQRSSLVLMLPHGYEGQGPDHSSARIERFLQMCAEDNMIVANPTTAASHFHLLRRQAYSRPRKPLIIFTPKQLLRLKGAASAVEDFTTGGFKPVIGDPDVQPANVDRVILVSGRLYYDLLSNRQKSGDTSTAIIRVEQLYPLPKAEIDAELAKYPNADIVWAQDEPANQGPWPFMGLNLAPELDRKLRLVSRPASASTAAGSMKRHAAEQDTLIKQAFERK, from the coding sequence GTGCCAGAGCAGCCCAGCCACCGTCTACCAGAGGAATTTGGCGGAAACGAGTGGCTCGTTGACGAACTGTACGAGCGGTACCAACAGGACAAGAATTCGGTCGACGCCAAGTGGTGGCCGCTCTTCGAGTCCTTTGCTTCCGGTGACGGCACTTCTTCCAACGGATCCTCCGCAGCCGCTTCGGCTGTCAATCCCCCTACCCAAGCACTTCCCGTGGTAGCTCCGCCCGCAGCGGCACCGGCACCGACGCCGGCCGCTCCCGCAGCTGCCCCCGAGCCTGCACCGGCGGCACCCGCCCCGGCGAAGAAGGCACCCGCCACGGTTGCCCGGGACGGAGCAAAGAAGCCCGTCGCCGGTGCCACGGCCCAGCCGATTCCGGCACAGCTTCCCAAGAGCACCAAAGCTCCCACGGCACCCGAGGAAGACGTCGTTTCCGTCCTCCGCGGCCCGGCCAAGGCCATCGCCACCAACATGGTGACCAGCCTGGAAGTACCCACCGCCACGAGCGTCCGGGCAGTTCCTGCCAAACTGCTCATTGACAACCGGGTTGTCATCAACTCCAACCTTGCCCGCGCCCGCGGTGGCAAGGTGTCCTTCACGCACCTCATCGGTTACGCCGTTGTCCGCGCGCTCTCCCAGTTCCCCTCGATGAACGTCTACTACGACGAAATCGACGGCAAGCCGAGCGCCGTCCAGCCGGCTCACGTCAACTTCGGCATCGCCATTGACATGCCCAAGCCCGATGGCACCCGCCTCCTGATGGTTCCGAACATCAAGAAGGCCGAGACCATGGACTTCGCGGAGTTCTGGCACACCTACGAGGACCTCATCAAGCGCGCCCGCAACGGCAAGCTCACTGCTGACGACCACGCGGGCACCACGGTGTCCCTCACCAACCCCGGTGGGATCGGCACCGTCCACTCGGTGCCGCGCCTTTCCAAGGGCCAGGCTGCCATCATCGGCGTCGGCGCGCTTGATTACCCGGCCGAGTTCCAGGGTGCCAGCGAGAAGATCATCGCCCAGAACGCCATCAGCAAGATTCTCACCCTGACCTCCACCTATGACCACCGTGTTATTCAGGGCGCAGGCAGCGGAGAGTTCCTGAAGCTCGTCCACCAGCTCCTCCTTGGCGCGCAAAACTTCTATGATGAGATCTTCGAAGCCCTGCGCATCCCGTACGAGCCCGTGCGTTGGAGCCCGGACCTCCAGGTTGATCCTGCAGACGAGATCAACAAGGTTGCCCGTATCCAGCAGCTGATCCACTCCTACCGCGTGCGCGGCCACCTGATGGCTGACACCGATCCCCTGGAGTATGTCCAGCGCAAGCACCCGGACCTTGACGTCCTGACCTACGGGCTGACCCTCTGGGATCTGGACCGCGAGTGGCCTACCGGCGGGTTTGGTGGCAAACCACAACTCAAGTTCCGCGACATCCTTGGCGTCCTCCGCGACGCGTACTGCCGCACCACGGGCATCGAATACATGCACATCCAGGAGCCGGCGGAACGCAAATGGTTCCAGGATCAGCTGGAGCACCCGTACTCCAAGCCGAGCCGCGAAGAGCAGCTGCGCATCGTTTCCAAGCTCAACGCCGCAGAGGCTTTCGAGACCTTCCTGCAGACCAAGTTCGTTGGCCAGAAGCGCTTCTCCCTCGAGGGCGGCGAGTCGCTGATTCCGCTGCTCGACGCCGTCATCTCTGACGCGGCCGACGACGGACTGGACGAAGTTGCCATCGGCATGGCCCACCGTGGCCGCCTCAACGTGCTGACCAACATCGCAGGAAAGACCTACGCACAGGTCTTCCGCGAATTCGAAGGCACCCAGGACCCCCGCTCGGTCCAGGGCTCCGGTGACGTCAAGTACCACCTCGGCACTGAGGGTACTTTCACCTCGGACAACGGCAAGCAGACCAAGGTCTACCTCGCCGCCAACCCGTCCCACTTGGAAGCTGTTGACTCCGTCCTCGAAGGCATTGTCCGCGCTAAGCAAGACCGCCTGGACCAGGGTGAGTCCTTCCCTGTCCTGCCCATCATGGTCCACGGCGACGCAGCCTTCGCGGGCCAGGGTGTTGTGGCTGAAACCCTCAACCTCTCGCAACTGCGCGGCTACCGCACCGGCGGTACCATTCACGTGATCGTCAACAACCAGGTTGGCTTCACCACCGCACCGTCGTCATCGCGTTCGTCAACGTACTCCACCGACGTTGCCAAGATGATTCAGGCACCGGTGTTCCACGTGAACGGCGACGACCCCGAAGCCGTGGTGCGCGTTGCGCAGCTCGCCTACGAGTTCCGTCAGCGGTTCCACAAGGACGTCGTCATCGACATGGTGTGCTACCGCCGTCGCGGCCACAACGAGGGCGACGACCCCTCGATGACCCAGCCGCTCATGTACAACCTGATCGAAGCCAAGCGCTCCGTTCGCAAGTTGTACACCGAGTCGCTCATCGGCCGCGGAGACATTACCGAGGAAGAAGCTGAGCAGCTGCTCCGCGACTACCAGGAGCGCCTTGAGCGCGTCTTCGCTGAAACGCATGCCGCACAGACTTCCCCGATCCCGATCATCACGGCGGACTCCGCTGCTGTCTCGGACATCGAGCGTCCCATTGCGCAGCAGTCTGACTTCGGGACGAACTCCCCCACGTCCACAGCGATTTCCGCCGAAACCCTTGCCCGCATCGGCAAGGCGCACCTGGAAATTCCGGATGGCTTCACCGTTCACTCCAAGCTCAAGCAGCTCCTGGAGAAGCGTGAGCAGATGTCCCGTGAGGGCGGCATCGACTGGGGCTTTGGCGAGATCGCAGCCTTTGGCTCACTGATCATGGAAGGCGTACCCGTACGCCTGGCCGGCCAGGACTCCCGCCGCGGCACGTTCGTCCAGCGTCACGCAGTGTTCCACGACCGCGCCAACGGCAACGAGTGGCTGCCTTTGGGCAACCTCTCCGACGACCAGGCCAAGCTGTGGATCTACGACTCCCTGTTGTCCGAATACGCTGCCATGGGCTTCGAATACGGCTACTCTGTGGAGCGTCCGGATGCTCTGGTCCTCTGGGAAGCCCAGTTCGGTGACTTCGTCAATGGCGCCCAGACCATCATTGACGAGTTCATTTCCTCGGCGGAACAGAAGTGGGGCCAGCGCTCCTCGCTGGTGCTCATGCTCCCGCACGGTTACGAAGGCCAGGGACCGGACCACTCGTCGGCACGCATTGAGCGCTTCCTGCAGATGTGCGCCGAGGACAACATGATCGTGGCCAACCCCACCACTGCTGCCTCACACTTCCACCTGTTGCGCCGCCAGGCCTACAGCCGCCCACGGAAGCCGTTGATCATCTTCACCCCCAAGCAGCTGCTTCGCCTCAAGGGCGCGGCTTCGGCTGTTGAGGACTTCACCACCGGAGGCTTCAAGCCGGTTATCGGTGATCCGGACGTGCAGCCGGCCAACGTGGACCGCGTCATTCTGGTCTCCGGGCGTTTGTACTACGACCTCCTGTCCAACCGTCAAAAGTCCGGCGATACCTCGACGGCGATCATCCGCGTGGAGCAGCTATACCCGCTGCCGAAGGCAGAGATTGATGCCGAGCTCGCCAAGTACCCGAACGCTGACATCGTGTGGGCACAAGACGAGCCCGCCAACCAGGGTCCCTGGCCGTTCATGGGCCTTAACCTGGCACCGGAGCTTGACCGCAAGCTCCGCCTCGTGTCGCGTCCGGCTTCGGCATCCACCGCTGCCGGATCCATGAAGCGCCACGCCGCTGAACAGGACACCCTGATTAAGCAGGCGTTCGAACGCAAGTAA
- a CDS encoding GDSL-type esterase/lipase family protein, translating into MEDRKLRIAAVGDELLAGLGDPRALGWLGRVLARTPQDSVVVESFPLPCPMEGTEGLAARWQDEAGRRFSDQHENRLVIGLSGRDLEFGLSTARSRLNLANILDGASHSSVEVFVVGPPPTLDPARNKRLAELNTAFADVTTRRNHHYVDTFSPLLNHEQWRTDLAANGGTPGQAGYGLIAWLVLHRGWFQWLNIAQPE; encoded by the coding sequence GTGGAAGACAGGAAGCTGCGCATCGCAGCTGTAGGAGATGAACTGCTCGCGGGCCTGGGGGATCCCCGCGCCTTGGGCTGGCTCGGTAGAGTCCTGGCCCGCACACCCCAGGATTCCGTCGTGGTGGAAAGTTTCCCGCTCCCCTGCCCCATGGAAGGCACCGAGGGCCTCGCCGCACGCTGGCAGGATGAAGCCGGAAGGCGCTTCAGTGATCAGCATGAGAATCGACTGGTGATCGGCCTTTCGGGTCGCGACCTTGAGTTTGGACTGTCCACGGCACGCAGCCGGCTGAACCTTGCGAACATCCTTGACGGGGCTTCGCACAGCAGCGTGGAGGTCTTTGTGGTGGGCCCGCCGCCTACCTTGGACCCCGCACGCAACAAACGTCTGGCCGAGCTGAACACGGCGTTTGCCGACGTCACCACCAGGCGGAACCACCATTACGTTGACACGTTCTCTCCCTTGCTCAATCATGAGCAGTGGAGGACGGACCTCGCAGCCAATGGGGGAACACCGGGCCAGGCCGGCTACGGATTGATTGCGTGGCTTGTCCTGCACCGCGGCTGGTTCCAGTGGCTTAATATCGCCCAACCGGAGTAG